A part of Terriglobus roseus genomic DNA contains:
- a CDS encoding asparaginase domain-containing protein — protein MHRVHLITTGGTIEKRYVEQAGSMENTEPQIRRCLSLLRLPDIEITVEELMNKDSLFMTDEDRKLIAERALSKAIEGIPVLVTHGTDTVVETGKVVADALAHNCGSGNVPVVFTGAMTPFGIEGSDAIQNLTESLLATRLLNGGVFLVFHGDVFPIGHVAKDRENSRFRHI, from the coding sequence ATGCATCGCGTTCACCTGATTACGACTGGCGGGACTATTGAAAAGCGGTATGTGGAGCAGGCAGGCTCCATGGAGAATACGGAGCCGCAGATTCGCCGTTGCCTCTCATTGCTGCGGTTGCCGGATATTGAGATCACGGTGGAAGAGTTGATGAACAAGGACTCTTTGTTCATGACAGATGAGGATCGCAAGCTGATTGCCGAGCGAGCTTTGTCGAAGGCGATTGAAGGTATTCCGGTGCTGGTGACGCATGGTACGGACACTGTTGTGGAAACCGGCAAGGTGGTAGCCGACGCCCTGGCGCACAACTGCGGATCAGGGAATGTGCCGGTGGTGTTTACCGGGGCGATGACGCCGTTTGGGATTGAGGGTTCAGACGCGATCCAGAACCTGACGGAGAGCCTGTTGGCGACCCGGCTGTTGAATGGTGGGGTGTTTCTGGTCTTTCATGGCGATGTATTCCCCATTGGGCATGTGGCTAAAGATCGTGAAAACAGCCGCTTCCGGCATATCTAG